catttaaaaacaagtccccatcttcttcagttgttaaggagaatgtgGGAatgctgttttcctgtgaagctccaaaaaatgttttgtggactcaaaacttcacccgactttccgtcagcatgagggtgaggtCATAATGgttgaactttcatttttgggtgaacttgtcctttaagatcaaaTGGTGAGAGTCATAGAaggatatttcattttaaaagtccAGTACATTAAAGCAGATGTGTATTTCAGTATATGGACTCCAACTCTTCTGGACTATGACTTGCTGCTCAAATATTACTCAAcataagagaaaagaaaaaataatgggACGTTATGAATTTATTATGTTaagatgatttattgatttatcagTGGGTATTGttgaattttcatgttttatatttaaaacatataaaaaggGTAAACAAAAACAGGGTTGGCCATCTGTGTGGACTATcttatgttattattaataataaaggGGCAGGGGatatgtctttctttttcctgttcctctctttttccaAAATTTGTATGATCTGTCAGGATTGTTAACCTCCCAAATTTCTCCACTTTCACAGTGGCTTTGTGACTGTTGATATCCTCCAGTGAAGCGCGTCCCAGTGCACATAAAAAAGACAACGAGGTGGCCGACCCTCTCTAAACTGAAGAACCTTTGTGGCTTCTGATTGGACGTGGAAGTTAAATGATATCACCAATAAATCACGTCAACTTTCAGACAAAGAGCCTCTTGAGTCTCGTTCTGGTAAAAGGTCACGTTCCTTAACTGCTGGTGCACGACTGGCTTGTAAAATCTGAAAGTTTTGATAATctcataaaaaatagttttaatgtttttttaggCTGCACTGACACATGGAGAGGACTTGGGAGAATTTCCCAAAGAATGTAACACTTTGTGTGGCCAAGTTGAGCATCGGCAAACAATATTTCTTCCCAGACTCTCTCAGGGCATCAGGTTCATAGTAATTATCAGTGATTAAAGAATGATTTTCTCAGGAGGTTGGGGGTCAGAGATCAGGACCGAGCACAGCGGCGAGACACTCCATTGTCATGCCTGATGTCTTTTGTCAATTGGAGCAGATTTTTTATAAAAAGGAAACGTTTTATCATCCGTATCTCCCACGCTCCTCGACGGAAAGCAGAATTAAGTGGGAATATCAAACTGACATGAgactgaaaataatgttttattgggccacacaaacaaaaaacagccaaaGGTTTTTTTACACACCATGCATTCAGAAAATCTCAAAAAGCAACATTTCCATATGAACTTCACAGTTTAATGATTTCAGAGCATTTAGTTCAAAAACCTgtctaaaaaagacaaaaaaacaaaaaacaaaacacaagctaataataaaaaattgccacaaaaagaatacaaaaatgTACAGAATTGCAGCATCTGTATcatttctaaaaaacaaaagttatgaGGCAAtgtttcataaataaataaataaaatctgctgACGCGAAACTGATTCTAAGCAGACTTTGATTAATATTACATGTACATGTCAGACTATGactggcaacaaaaacactaaaagcTGATGTAGCTAATTAAGACACTCCAACTAAAAATATTCGCCAGTGAGTAGTGTTTGAACATAAaggataaaaaacagaaatctgtttGGAGTGTTTTTCTATCTAATCGACAGATTCCATTCATTCTTAATACGAACGATCAGGGAGAAAGGGAATTTTAAAACAGACTCAAAATCCCTGAGCTCCCAGGCACTTAGGAATTCTGAAGGAAACTCTTAAGATAAAAGCAACAGCTCTTCAGTTCTCtgctaaaataaacagccaCAGTTCTGGTTCACCTTCAACTGCGTTTGAATCAATAGGATGGATCAGAGCCCTACTACTTATTTGCAATCAAAACGTTACAGCAgaaaaagataacaaaaaaaacccaaacatttaGCACTCTTGAATCGGTTCCTTACGAGGGACAAAAGAGTCcctcacaaaaataaaacgTCTTATCTACACAGGAGTTAAGCACAAAGACTTATCCTGGTACCAATTAAACATCTTATATGCAGCATTTAATAATGTTCTGTTCAGAACAGTTCAGGTAACACTGGAGCGGACACATCCGAAAGGTTGCAGAAAAATGATCCGTGGAAAAGCTGGAAGATGACGAGGGGACTGTATCACAAAGCTGGCTCACTTTTAAATGGGGTTTATCACCACGGTAACCTATGCTACACAGCTAACCTGCTCCAGAGCAGGTTAaccactgaccaatcagatcacTGGGAAAACTGGGTCTTCATTTCTTCAGGACCCCTACATGGACAAAAGTATTGACTTtacaataaagtaataaagGAATAAAGAGGAttagagacatttttaaagagcaGTTGCTTATtaagagagataaaaaaaatgtttgtgtccactTGCCTAATGAATGGCTACTAAAGCTGCATATTCCTGTAATTGTGCTCACTATTACAATCAATTAGCTATGTAAATTATAAATGCAACATTTCAGTCAGTTACACCTCATCAGGTATTAGAACCGTAACGACTTATTGTTCAACTAATAGTCTACTATTTATTTAATCGgcaattatttttataatcgaatcatcagtttgagtttttttaagagaaaaaaaaaggaaatatgcTTTGATTCCAaatctttaatgtgaatatttttcctcctctatgacagtaaactgaatatctttggattgtggacaaaacaagaggACTTggtcttgggctttgggaaacaatgatcaacattttttcactattttctgacattttgtagagCCAACCAGAAATATTCAACAGATGAAtctgcaatgaaaataatcgatagttgcagctctatatttaatttttttcttcgTTTTCTTTATCTGTACTTATCCCAACTGCTTTAGGAGCAGAAGGGGCCTTACTTATTTAAGAGTATCTACTAGTTTGTTCACAATGAGACACAAAAGCACCAAATTGTCACTTTTATAGAGTGAACATGTTGGAAATGTCAAACATATTTGAAAAGAGCCTTTACAAGTAGCCTTACTGGGAAGATTTGGAAATGATTCCTCCTACTTCTAGAGCTTCTTCTCCCACTCTACTGTATGTATTTCACCTCGCTGAATGTCACCTTTTGCTCCGACAATAACGTTATTTTTCCTGTGGGTATCATGGTGCTTTTTAAGTTCTCCACTCATTGTTCTTCTGATGTTGCATGTAATTAAAAACTTTGCCTCTTTCATGTGAACGCACCCTCCCTCAAGTCAACTGAGCCAGTTAATAACCAGCATCATGATAATTAAGGATTGCCAACGTTAGACTCGGTGAAGCCAGGTGACCTAAAGAGAGCCACATATGAACTTGCTTTGTGATACAGACCGCTGCATCCTTGTACACTTGTGTTATTGATACCAGTAGCCTGCTGGTCACAGAAAGACATAAGGCCAAAAAGGTAGCCAATATGAACAGACAGAGCCTATCACCCGTCTATACTCAGCAAACCAAAAACAAGGTGCcttcagtctgtagttttgtgttgaaatgaaaagGCCCCTCTGCTGTCTGCAGCTAACCTCTGTAACACCATAACAACAGCTGAGGGCCGGGGTTGCACTGCAGGTGGAACTGTATGGCACTCCTCAGTTAGTTCTGCATAAGGTACTGATGGAAGTAGATGCCAAACAGAGAGCTGATGACCTGGCAGGCAGCTACCCACCACGTGAGGAAGGCGAAGAAACCTCGGAAGAAAATTGGAGTGAGGACAGACCGCAGCGCTGTGAAGGTCTCTGTCAGGCGTGCTACTGTAGCCTGGATGTCCTCTTCCATGTCCTCCACcccctcttcatcttcatcgaCAACACCGGGCAGCACAGGAGCTGCCGTGGGCATCAGCAACGCTGGAGTCACCCCGGGCATGTCCTCTGCACCGCTCCCCCAGGAGAAGTCCCCTACAAGATCAGTAAAGATCAGTCTATAATTAGATTTCACCACTGAACAGGGAGGAAAAAGTAAGTAGATCTTTAAAAGAAACCAAGTTCTATTGACACTAAACTTTTTACTTTGGATGTTTCTAATATCCATGTCCACTATAACTGCAAATATCAAGAACAGCTCGACAtcttgggggaaaaaaacataaagatcaAGTGTGTATTTTTCCTATACTGCAGTGgccgtgatgatgatgatgatgatgatgatgggggTAGTTTACTTACCTAGTGCCTTGAGTGCCAGTGTGGAGAACAGGATGAGAAAAACAGGAACCAGATACTGGAGAGTGATTACACTCAGGTAGCAGAAGATACGAGTGacctgaaaaacaacacattattcTCAGTTGCAGGTAGGGAGTTTTCACTCTTATATTGCTCGGTAAGCTTTTCTTTATGTAAAAAGTTCTGTATCTAAAAGGGTCCGTTCACACAGCTGACCTTCCTCTGAATGTCAATCGCAGCGATACGCCCCGCCTCCTTCTTCATCTGCTCCACCCACTTCGGAGCCAAATTGAGGTAGGCCTGCAGGTGTTGACGAGTCATTGCGAGCCGCAGCACACACAACGCCACGATGATCCACAGGCGCATGCTGTCAAACGCTTCACTGGAAACTCTGCAATTGTAAGATTATGAGAGGATCAGTAAGAACCGGGCCTGGCCAAGTTACCACTATGTGCCATTTGCAGGACATCGTGGATAAGTGGTCAATCACACTGAGACACGTCACTGGAAATGCATCAGCAGCAAAACCGTTGTTTTCCCAGTGGTGCCATGCGCCTGGCATGCATTTCTCTCTTGTACCACCGTTGTGTTTTTATACTGGTTCTTGAAGTTAAAATATTCTCAAATTTTCATTGCAGGGTGGGGAGTCATaccattttctccattaattacatttaatctCCTGGTTGTGCACAGCCATGCTGTTTTGCCTGACACACTTTAGCAAGCTGTTTTTGAAGCAGCCATGCCCTTTAGTGAGGAGTCTTGGTTTGATCACTGCCTCACGTTCAGGTTAGGGCTGCaagatatgttaaaaaaaatgatattacGATAATTTTGACAGGCATTGCAATTGTAATATGATTCTTTTTAGTGGGAATGATTTGAAtcattttcactgaagcaactatcaaaatcacaataatgtGAAATTAGTTGggatctgtaccaaacaaacatgttttttttacatctggagaacCAGATTTATTGGcaaggacatctctgcagcactgcagtaattcattataatgctgttttgtgcaACCCTGATTGAGGTGGatgaaaaatgcaaacatgtATGTGCACTCACATTGTGACAGAGGTCTTCCCCAAAGGTGCATTGGCCAGGAAGTCCCTTGCAATGGGTTTCACCCACAGAACCAACACAATGACTGGAGACAGGAAACTCATGTGCAGCAGAATCCTGGAGGAAACATAAGGGACATGTGAGACAGCTAAATACTGccaaagtaatgtttttaaTAAGGAGCACATTGCTTGTTGCAGTATTTATCAGTTCTTACTGGATGAGTGGGCGGTCTGAGTTCATCTGTACAGCATCTAGATGAGTCTGAGCCAGTCGCAGGCCGGGGAAAGCCAGGAGAGAACCGATGTAAGCACAGATAGCAGCCAGACCGAGCTTTACTGTCAGCCTGGTCACTGGGATTCTGAAGGAAGtcaaaacaatcaaatcaaaaacgGGAATGCTGCATCTAGCACAAATATTTGTCAAGTCTGTTACTAGCTCCTGCATAGTACTTAACAAAGGTAGGGTGTCTTAATACACCATTCAATCAAATGCATACAACTTCTTTCTTTACACACAGCAAAGCTGTATTTCAGCTATAAGTTGTCTTCGTAGGGACAGATACTTACGACCAGTCAGCGTAGCCCTGCTGTTTGACAAAGACTTCCAAATTGTCAAAGAGGCTGGAAAAGCCTGACTCTAGGCCAAACTCCAGGTAGTCCTCTCTGACAACCAGCACCAGCATGGCCACGAGCAGAGACAGGAAGCCAAAGGCAAGGCACACCGAGCGCTCGCCGCCTTCTTCGGAGCGGAAGTAGTGTCTCATCAGAGTGTGAAGGGTCTTTCTGAGGGATGCCGGTTAAATTAAAACAACCAGGAGGAGAAAGATGGTCCTTATTTCTGAGTGATGCTGCCTTATTGGCTAGTTTTAAACAAGCAGAAGTGTTTTTAATATGATGTTTGATCACTGGCATAAGTGGTAATAACATTATACAATTTTGCTACTGTGACTGGATGCTTCATCGTGTTTGTTAATTGATCATCAAAAAAATGTTGAGAACGAGACATTCATGTTGTCTAGGATCAATCAATATGGCTGACTTATCTGCTCTGACATTAAGTCACTTTACAGTTGAAGGATACAGGCTGAAGAGAACGGTCAGGACACACCAGAGGGCTCCAATATTGACCTCTTTTCTTGCATCTACAAAATTGTAGTAACACTCAGTGAACATGAAGACACCCGTCGCGTAGACTGCAAAATCTACCAGCCACTGGTACTCCAGGAAAAAGCGCAGCACTGAAAAtaggaacaagaaaaaaaaacattagtaaGCAAGATTTTGTGCTCCACATGTCAATCAAAAAACAATCCACACATTGTTTCAAAGCAGGGACTGTAAAGAAatttaaacaatataaatgcATGGTGGGTTAGCTGTGAGTCACCAGCTGAGCTCGAGCTGTGTTTGTACTTGCACGGCGTCATTGTGATGTCGATAAAAGAATGTTTGTTTTACCAAGAGCGTCAACAGCGTTGACTGGAGCTTTCTCCAGGTGAAGGTCGATGTCTTTGGGCACAGTGAGAGGCTTGCTGTCCCCGTTCTGTCTCCTAGAAATCAAACAaagaagacataaaaaagaaaaagtggacGAGTATGTTTTCTGTTACCGACTTTCACTTcgagaaaaacagagaagtaAATAAGATCtattaatttgatttgttttcaggCAATTTCTTGCTTCTCCAGGCATCTCCTTATTTGTGTCATACCCTCCCCCGACTCCCACCTGTCTCTCCTGTTAGGTTTGGGCATCTGCTTCCCGGCCAGCGCACACAGCTCTCCTTCTGACGGGTGTTTGAACCGGAACAAACTGGAAAGAAATGACAGACGCATGTATGTAAACAGTCCCCCAGCACATTATGCATATAATCTATAACCTGACTGTGAGGGTGAGAATATACCTGCCACTGCAGAGTAGCCAGCGTGCAAATGAGGCATGTGGGGCCATCCTCTGCATAATGCTGGCTGCCAGCAAGCTGACCACCAGCTGAATTCCCATCAGCGCCTGTGGGAGAAAACAAACGCATTAGATCCAACTATGAAACTCACGTATTGCACATGTGAACAGCTAAGGTTGTGTAGTCAAGAAGATATTGCATGAGAGACGGTCAGAGGGCAGGGGTGCCTTGTCCACAACTGTGACAGTCAGTCAAGACATGATGTCGACATTCAAGCCACAAGAAACTTCCAAGAACAGACATTTCTGTTACACTAAAGGTCAATTCAGGTGACTACAGGCTGTGGTAACAGCTAATTCGGATACCATGCTGAAAAGCTAACAGCAGCACAACATTAACCAAGTACAAGCTTAAACATAGGGTGTGTTGAAAGCCCctgcaaaatgaatgaaagttaGCAAATGGCTATCGTGCTAAATTTAGCGAAACTTCACCACCTGTCAGTGGTGCTGCAagcttagctagttagcattagcaacCCTAGCTTTCATAGAAACCAATACAAGCTAAAAGCGCTCTCTGGCGTTTGTTTTTTTACGGCAGGCTTTTGAGACCGCTGACTACGTGTCAGAGTGCGCGGGTGTGAATTAAGTTACCATCTCTTCTATCGAAATATGTGGTTAAAGCCAGAGGAGCAGCCGGGGTTTCTTCTTCACATGCAGGAAAGTCTTGACAGCTGAACCAACTGACATGAGACGCTGCTCAGTGTCCCGGATGTAGTAGTGGAGCCGTGCGCTGCCTTCAGGTGCTGCTCTAAAGCTCTGTAACTTGGAGTTGCTGACGTTGCCAACAGCACAACAACTGACGACCATTATACCTGGTTGTTAAAACCTTGTGTGGCTGTCTTTCATACCTTTATTCGACTGCTGCAGTCATTAGTTGATTTTGTAATTGGTTGTGTGtatttcatgttcatgttaaaatacatacatatatatggaTTTAACACCAGGGCCATCTACTGCTGTCAGGTTAACATGTAGTATTAATAAagggatttaaacatttaaatgcaggGCAATTACTTTCAGTATTTCTGCCGggctattttaaaaaagaacaatggCAGGCTGATAGTAAACAATGGCAGCCTGCTTTTTCTAGTGCTAATGCTGGTGAGTGTGCCTGTCTAACGTGCTTTGGATTGACAACATTACCAGTACTCTTGGAAATAAAGCTACACGATAACAGTTATAGGGCTATTCCTCAAATTAATATTAGTATAATATAATTAGTTGAGTAATTTCGACAGGGGATAGATGGggacagggtgtgtgtgtgtcaattttcagtttgatttaaaggggcactatgtagttttggcctcagaattttaatatttacaatattaatgaggcagcaacacaaactcatatctattttttttcccccacaaatgattaaacaagctgttctcagaggaaaataacgtccccagaacactgcttgaagctagaaaggtggcagggtccgccacatgtaaacaaagtaaaacagtatgaaattgtgttgtcctttaaggtcagtttgtttattcagtcatgaaaacaaagagtctGTCTATTAAgcttgtttaggcataaaaaagatttttctctcggattaaaaactacatagtgcacctttaaccacTAAAATGTCTTTACACAGTCGTCGGACTGTTCGGCCGACATTTTTCAGATGAgagattaaaaatgattttttttaaaagttattccTACACTCAGTAATTAAGCTTAAGGtttatgagcagcagcaggtgctTTGCGGACTCTCTTTGTCCTGTTTGGAGGCATCATAGCAGCCACAGAGGGGGACACTGACTGAAAATATATTATCTTTCCATCTTTCCAACAtttttgtgataaaatgttGAGCACCTTCAGACATTTCGATTCCAAATAAAGACGacatagaaaaataaagtacGCGAGGCCTTTGAAAGTATCCTGCAGAGCAGTTTTTAATTTCACCCACATGCTCCCTATCCTCATctctaattaaaatgtaaaactgtaTCCATCTTAGTTCCTTGTTCTTCCTCAATACCCCTGAACACCTCTGTGAGATCCTCCTAATGATAATCTCCATGTTTTATGCTTCCACCATCAtgtatctcaacatttcattGGATGGAAACAAACATTATGCAAATGGAGAAGCTTAAAGTCTCAGATATGCTCCTCAGCTCGCTCTCTACTTTGGTATTAAAACACACCAGGGACAGGGGACACACATGTTGATGTTATCATGAAATTAAGTATTATTTTTCCATTCAGATGGATAACAACAAGGAAATACTTTATAATACCACCATGGTTTATCTTTGAAGCTGTAGATTTGTTGCTGTATTATGTTGTTAGATCTCTTGTAAACCATGAGGTGTTTGGGGAGAAGGATGTGAGCTTCTGGGTGCACTGATGCATCCTCCATGTGTGGTATGCTTGGTCACTCTGGCTGAGAATCattgtccacacacacacacacacacacacacccacacacactggTCTGTACATGCATTATAATGTCAGCTCATCCTCTGTAAAGCGGTGGCCCGTATGCCTCCAACAGTGTTTCCAGCAGCACACCCTCTAAAGAGATCTTTTACCAAAAACCATTCACCACATTCAAATCTGTGTTTAGCGTGTGCGTTCGTGTCATTTGGGTGGTCTGCTCGAGCTGATTGAATTCCCACTTTCTGCTAATTGGTGGCACCCCTTCTGCTGAAGATGTGTCTGATCCTTTGCCCGGTGAATTTGCGCACGAGAGCATGACATTTCAATGAGATCTGTGAATTTGATCAAATGGAGCTTTGTGCGCTGAAGCAACAGCATCTCTGGTGGGCACATACGCACCAGAGGACAGGCATCTGTAAacagaaatcacattaaaattAGTTGTTGGGCTCAATATCAAACTCTGTGTGGATGTTTTATCTTTATGAGTCTCGTTGATGCAACTCCAGCCAACGCCCTGAGGCGATGAGTTTGTGAGATTTTGAGCAAGGCTAAACAGAGAGATCACATGTAAATTAGATCTCACTTTTGATTTAACTTTtatcaaactcagaattttaatatttgcaatattaatgatgtcGTATTACCatctcataaatatttattttttccataactgaatgaacaagcagttctcagaggaaaataaggtccccaaaacactgtttgaagctagaaaggtggcagggtccaccacatataaacaaagtaaaacagtatgaaactgtgttgtcctttaaggtcagtttgtttattcagtcatgaaagcaaagagagtttgtttatttagtttgtttaggctttaaaaaacagtcaatgaagatttttctcttctgattaaaatgtcttccccaaaactacatagtgcacctttaaagaaataaaggtTTCTCCATCTTTTGCTGCTCCTAACAATAAAATCCCCCCTGTGTGTATGGACTGATATGAGGAGCTAGAGCatttgtatgtacagtatgaccGCTTTATTTGCAGTGCAACATAGAGCAACgtgtgttttattcattgcCATAACATCCTAACAACATCTAACGTGTCCTTATTCAAGACAAACCATTTGCCATcaatgaaaagcagcagaaatacacagaaataacaCCAATATTCTGCAACATTAACATGTCAGTCACACTGTGAGAAGAAATGTCTCTGTctgggtggaaaaaaaaacacttccataATCATCATCTTTGACACAAATGCTAATCCCTCTGCCATGTTAGCCATCTGTGGCTGAAGTAGCGGGGCAGAAATTACTGAGGAAAATGGACACAAATAAAATGCTAATTCACCACGGGCTACAAGTGgctcccctccctcttctcaGCTCGGGGGGCCTCTCGGTTCCCACACCACTTCCCTGCGTCTCTCCCAGGGAGCTGCTGGGATACCGGCGGCTGCTTCTGAGCCCGCAGCAGGGATGCAGCCCTCCCCATTGGCTCGTCTTTGTTTGCCCCCATGCATGGTATTCATCGTCTGATTTGAATATATGCAAATGTTGCAATGGTGCCCCGTCAAAGGAAactcccaccaccaccaccactatgtgttttttctccctccccGTCTCCCTTCATTTTCCCCgctcttttcctttttgtctctttcctaACTGCATTTGAGGGGGGGATAGCTGTGGGAACCAGATCTGCTTTGTCACAGGGATTTATTTCAAAAGAGGACTGAGACTCATGACTGTTAATTACCAAACATAggtatacagtatatcacaaGGGAGGAAAGGAGTCTGCAAAGGTGATTCACTGGAAGCACACTGTCCTTCCACCTGATCCTAAATGTCTGTGCTCTGTACAATCGCACCAAATATCAAGGTCGTAAGTGTCAGATACGCTGGCGCCAGACAAACGCATGCCTTTGTGTCTTTCTTATTTTGATTTCACCTCGCAGAGCCAGTTTCTACTGTACAAAAGACAGGACACACAGTTTTAAAAGTCTCATATTTGTATCACTAAAAGCCAAAATAAGAACATGTAGCCTCGAGAATTTGAAAAGCTTAGTTTGTCACTAGTAACATTAACTATGGCCCTGTTCTTGAGTGTAATAGTGAGTCAGAAGGGTCTTTAAAGGGggaatttgtaaaatatggcgGGCAGCGTGAAAGAAGCAGCAGAGAATCGGACGTCAGTAGTATTAGGTGAAAACACagtgtagagctggaatattttcacatcttactctgtgaattgaggatttagtTTGACCAAACCAGTTGTGACTGTGGAAAGAGAAACCAGGACTGTTTTGGCgagttttattcagtttatgtTGAGTTCGAAGAAGTGTTTTACGATCATTTAACCAGGGAAATGAAAACTCGTcaagtaaaaacaacagaagcaaggttatttcatttctttacattttgtgagtttactTCTTACCCAACAGCTAGCATGTATCTGCCTCTTGAGGTACGAAGGGGTGTTATGAGACAGGACGTGCCGAggctagccggttag
This window of the Pagrus major chromosome 11, Pma_NU_1.0 genome carries:
- the tmem161a gene encoding transmembrane protein 161A, whose translation is MALMGIQLVVSLLAASIMQRMAPHASFARWLLCSGSLFRFKHPSEGELCALAGKQMPKPNRRDRRQNGDSKPLTVPKDIDLHLEKAPVNAVDALVLRFFLEYQWLVDFAVYATGVFMFTECYYNFVDARKEVNIGALWCVLTVLFSLKTLHTLMRHYFRSEEGGERSVCLAFGFLSLLVAMLVLVVREDYLEFGLESGFSSLFDNLEVFVKQQGYADWSIPVTRLTVKLGLAAICAYIGSLLAFPGLRLAQTHLDAVQMNSDRPLIQILLHMSFLSPVIVLVLWVKPIARDFLANAPLGKTSVTIVSSEAFDSMRLWIIVALCVLRLAMTRQHLQAYLNLAPKWVEQMKKEAGRIAAIDIQRKVTRIFCYLSVITLQYLVPVFLILFSTLALKALGDFSWGSGAEDMPGVTPALLMPTAAPVLPGVVDEDEEGVEDMEEDIQATVARLTETFTALRSVLTPIFFRGFFAFLTWWVAACQVISSLFGIYFHQYLMQN